One segment of Tautonia rosea DNA contains the following:
- a CDS encoding sulfotransferase domain-containing protein: protein MNRQFVSYPKSGRTWIRFLLTQLDLDPQIVFHHDRFEFNDGARPPHDFDLERRLRDYAQVDRLVYLERDPRDTIVSLYHQVTGRFRDFFAYEGTLSDFVRDDYFGAETLHRFRVMWAELADRLGVLRVSYEQCHEDLEGTVRRILDYYGFEVSPDRLAKAVQLADFDSMKRLEQSGTFAQPWLRPRNGAPKVRRGTVGGFRDALGPDDIAYLNTIFFTRAAA, encoded by the coding sequence ATGAACCGCCAGTTCGTCTCCTATCCGAAGTCCGGGCGCACGTGGATTCGGTTTCTTCTGACGCAACTCGACCTTGATCCACAGATCGTGTTCCACCACGACCGTTTCGAGTTCAACGACGGTGCCCGGCCGCCACACGACTTCGACCTGGAGCGCCGGTTGCGCGACTACGCCCAGGTCGACCGCCTGGTTTACCTGGAACGTGACCCGAGAGACACGATCGTCAGTCTCTATCACCAGGTCACGGGGCGGTTTCGCGATTTCTTTGCCTATGAGGGAACGCTGTCCGACTTCGTCCGAGATGACTACTTCGGGGCCGAGACGCTCCATCGATTCCGCGTCATGTGGGCCGAGCTGGCCGATCGGCTCGGGGTGCTTCGCGTCTCCTACGAGCAGTGCCACGAGGACCTGGAAGGCACCGTGCGACGGATTCTCGATTACTACGGTTTCGAGGTTTCGCCCGATCGCCTGGCCAAGGCGGTGCAACTGGCCGACTTCGACTCGATGAAACGCCTGGAACAGTCCGGCACGTTCGCTCAGCCGTGGCTCCGCCCCCGCAACGGTGCCCCGAAAGTGCGCCGAGGGACGGTGGGAGGATTCCGAGATGCGCTCGGCCCCGACGACATCGCTTACCTCAATACGATCTTCTTCACCCGAGCGGCCGCCTGA
- a CDS encoding class I SAM-dependent methyltransferase, which translates to MTTDSAQPTDSADEFDAWMSALQGGITPEEGALLRRLASQVRTGCIVEVGSYRGKSAVALASGVHARPEPERPAIYCVEPHRPFVGFYGGAFGPEDRGAYYEAMCRTGAFRNVALIGLSSEQITPGWTDPVGLLFLDGDHRYEGVRRDFECWEPHVAPGGLVVFDDATDPNCGPHRLIAELLETGRYRHRETIGKVVVLESLGTGSSRAQPAQDSRPRRLLIACHELIATGGLLRFDRVGRVLRDWGHEVAFVGLAEAPTAPMTDAFHLPMLTPDEAASRHWDAVMVPGAGFPETTIAQLHRFRDDRYGVRVQHILNDSTRRQAFLAVNAALAPHVVLFNNRHWPVGTFTEFSADRFQVLLGAVDLSTFRPRSYRSHPQTRGRWVIGGQAGKNPGPLIEALALLPSEVVLRLFGSDGLNLAQSHAELIASGRLELTGMRIGDDLARFYAEVDCVAMTETFAGWSNLVAEAMASGVPVVCTGHGTLDLARHEETALVVDDPTPDALAAAIARLKDDAILCRNLTEQALETIRPYSWEAYARKLLELTRHDFRHHYLHDPASGLYGKWPLDDRLRGLMPLIERSAGLSVIDFGAAEGFVARELLRRGASQVLGFELDPGRVAAANELCAPFGPSRFRVADLSDWHRFRSTHADVIEDGYDIVLYLGLQHHLPCGDRLETLDGAAALARRYFAIRTTPSIYEQDAIDARLRASGFEPIASTEDAATNGRSYLGAARIFERRCA; encoded by the coding sequence ATGACGACGGACTCGGCCCAGCCGACGGACTCAGCCGACGAGTTCGACGCGTGGATGAGCGCGTTGCAGGGGGGAATCACCCCCGAGGAAGGTGCCCTGTTGCGCCGGCTGGCCTCTCAGGTCAGGACGGGCTGCATCGTGGAGGTGGGTTCGTACCGAGGCAAGTCGGCCGTGGCCCTGGCCTCCGGCGTGCACGCTCGGCCCGAGCCGGAGCGGCCGGCGATCTACTGCGTCGAGCCTCATCGTCCCTTCGTGGGCTTCTACGGCGGCGCGTTCGGCCCCGAAGATCGAGGCGCCTACTACGAGGCGATGTGCCGCACCGGGGCCTTTCGCAACGTTGCCTTGATCGGCCTTTCCAGCGAACAAATTACCCCAGGCTGGACCGATCCGGTCGGCTTGCTGTTCCTCGATGGCGACCATCGGTACGAAGGGGTCCGCCGCGATTTTGAGTGCTGGGAGCCTCACGTCGCTCCTGGCGGTCTAGTGGTCTTCGACGACGCCACCGACCCGAACTGCGGGCCGCACCGCCTGATCGCCGAGCTTCTGGAAACCGGTCGCTACCGACATCGCGAGACGATCGGGAAAGTCGTCGTACTGGAGTCGCTGGGGACCGGGTCGAGCCGAGCGCAGCCGGCTCAGGATTCTCGGCCTCGACGGTTGCTCATCGCCTGCCACGAATTGATCGCGACCGGCGGCTTGTTGCGGTTCGATCGGGTCGGGCGCGTCTTGCGAGACTGGGGGCACGAAGTGGCCTTTGTCGGCCTGGCCGAAGCGCCGACGGCCCCGATGACGGACGCGTTCCACCTGCCCATGCTCACACCGGACGAGGCCGCAAGCCGGCACTGGGACGCGGTGATGGTGCCCGGAGCCGGGTTTCCCGAGACGACCATCGCACAACTCCACCGCTTTCGAGACGATCGCTACGGTGTCCGGGTACAGCACATCCTGAATGATTCGACCCGTCGCCAGGCGTTTCTGGCAGTCAATGCCGCTCTGGCCCCGCATGTGGTCCTGTTCAACAACCGCCACTGGCCGGTGGGGACGTTCACGGAGTTCTCGGCAGACCGCTTCCAGGTGCTGCTCGGCGCGGTTGACCTCTCGACCTTCCGGCCTCGATCGTATCGCTCGCACCCGCAAACCCGGGGGCGATGGGTGATTGGCGGCCAGGCGGGGAAGAATCCGGGGCCCTTGATCGAGGCGCTGGCTCTGTTGCCATCGGAGGTTGTGCTCCGGCTGTTCGGCTCGGATGGTTTGAATCTCGCTCAGTCGCACGCCGAGCTAATCGCCTCGGGCCGCCTGGAACTGACCGGGATGCGAATTGGAGACGACCTGGCACGGTTCTACGCCGAGGTCGATTGCGTGGCGATGACCGAGACCTTTGCCGGCTGGTCGAATCTGGTGGCCGAGGCGATGGCCAGCGGTGTCCCGGTCGTCTGCACCGGGCACGGAACGCTCGACCTGGCTCGGCACGAGGAAACGGCCCTGGTGGTCGACGATCCGACCCCCGACGCCCTGGCCGCAGCGATCGCCCGCCTGAAGGACGATGCCATCCTTTGCCGGAACCTGACCGAGCAGGCCCTTGAGACCATCCGGCCGTACTCGTGGGAGGCGTACGCTCGGAAATTGCTTGAGCTGACCCGGCACGACTTCCGGCACCACTATCTGCACGATCCGGCATCGGGCCTGTATGGAAAATGGCCGCTCGATGATCGGCTCAGGGGGTTGATGCCGTTGATTGAGCGATCGGCGGGCCTCAGTGTCATCGACTTCGGCGCGGCCGAGGGATTCGTGGCGCGCGAACTCCTGCGCCGTGGTGCCTCGCAGGTGCTCGGCTTCGAGCTTGATCCCGGTCGCGTGGCGGCGGCCAATGAACTCTGTGCTCCCTTCGGTCCGTCGCGGTTCCGGGTCGCCGATCTGTCAGACTGGCACCGCTTCCGCAGCACTCATGCCGACGTGATCGAGGATGGCTACGATATCGTCCTGTACCTGGGGCTCCAGCACCATCTGCCGTGTGGGGATCGCCTTGAAACGCTGGACGGGGCCGCGGCCCTGGCTCGACGGTACTTCGCCATCCGGACCACACCCTCGATCTACGAACAGGACGCGATCGACGCCCGGCTGCGGGCCTCGGGCTTCGAACCGATCGCCTCGACCGAAGACGCGGCAACCAACGGTCGCAGTTACCTGGGGGCCGCCCGGATCTTCGAGCGGCGCTGCGCCTGA
- a CDS encoding FG-GAP-like repeat-containing protein translates to MAEAQSLSSGQRRSSWLRSLIWGLPIVAMLGVAGAWWSSVRRDANELSQANRELAAGQLESARARLLRLAERRPDQSEVAFALGDCEAKLGHIDAAMAAWDRIPLDAELGPKAALERAWLAVEHGRLAEAEPSLAALVDRRDAIGDEAIRLTQRLYFFSGRSERLPEWFERQWRASPSLESLEAAKLLRSRWLAETHAPPISALAEALERQHREAPEDDRVWLGLADLAVESGRLDEADAWLTRCEAERPDDPDVARIRLNWALAAGRPDRAEQAMRLIPAADLPPDRIATLQARLAAIQGDPAAERLALESLIDLQPGDATAWGRLADLAALDGDASAEDRTTLRDRKRELDRLHDDYAELMANIEYGDLDPVPELARLAESLGRRFEAIGWWTVLARLDPSNAEARAGLDRARSLPEPPVPEPGRSLADLILKSSFADVVSSGADSLTIPRFRDDAETAGLRFAFDPGWTRLRQLPETMSGGLALLDYDGDGWLDVFVVQGGPFPPDPSRNLPGDRLFRNNGDGTFADVTEAAGLPATSQGYSHGVTVGDIDNDGHPDLFITRWRSYALYRNRGDGTFEDLTEAAGLGGDRGWPTSAAFADLDNDGDLDLFVCHYLHWDPEREEPCIDPNRPGEHMYCIPRRYAAEHDRVYRNDDGQFVDVTEASGLSDPDGRGLGVVAADLDGDGLVDLFVANDMTADAFHRNLGGFRFEEMGEVAGVASNADGGYQAGMGIACGDLDGDGLPELAVTNFYGESTSLFRNLGGSQFAYASADARLAPATRFVLGFGLAFLDANNDGILDLVQANGHVNDFRPGTPYAMPAQLLLGLGNARFADVSERSGSCWSVDRVGRGLVVGDLDNNGLLDALILSQDHPLAFLRNLGPEGQASSSYHFLTLHLEGTTSNRDALGAVVTVTSSGRTQTAQRFGGGSYLSSGDPRLHFGLGPSSSPVTVEVRWPSGQVQRFVDLAIDAAYRLVEDKPEARPLEGWSESR, encoded by the coding sequence GTGGCTGAAGCGCAGAGCCTATCCTCAGGCCAGCGACGTTCTTCGTGGCTGCGCAGCCTGATCTGGGGGCTGCCAATCGTCGCGATGCTCGGCGTCGCGGGTGCCTGGTGGTCCTCGGTCCGCCGCGACGCGAACGAGTTGAGCCAGGCGAACCGTGAGCTGGCCGCCGGTCAGCTCGAATCGGCCCGGGCTCGGCTGCTCCGCCTCGCGGAACGTCGGCCCGATCAATCCGAGGTGGCCTTCGCGCTGGGGGATTGCGAGGCCAAGCTCGGCCACATCGACGCCGCGATGGCTGCCTGGGACCGAATCCCGCTCGATGCGGAACTCGGCCCCAAGGCTGCCCTCGAACGGGCCTGGCTGGCCGTCGAACACGGCCGACTGGCCGAGGCCGAGCCCTCGCTGGCCGCGCTCGTCGATCGCCGCGACGCCATCGGCGACGAGGCCATCCGACTGACCCAGCGCCTCTACTTCTTCTCCGGCCGATCGGAACGGCTCCCCGAGTGGTTCGAACGCCAGTGGCGGGCATCCCCTTCACTCGAATCGCTTGAAGCGGCGAAGCTGCTCCGATCGCGCTGGCTGGCCGAGACGCACGCTCCCCCCATCAGTGCCCTGGCTGAGGCCCTCGAACGCCAACACCGCGAGGCTCCCGAGGACGACCGCGTCTGGCTCGGCCTGGCCGACCTGGCCGTCGAATCCGGACGGCTCGACGAGGCCGACGCCTGGCTCACGCGTTGCGAGGCCGAACGCCCCGATGACCCCGACGTCGCTCGCATCCGACTCAACTGGGCCCTGGCCGCCGGTCGCCCCGACCGCGCCGAGCAGGCCATGCGCCTCATCCCGGCCGCTGACCTTCCCCCCGATCGCATCGCCACACTTCAGGCCCGGCTCGCCGCGATCCAGGGCGACCCCGCGGCCGAACGGCTCGCCTTGGAATCATTGATTGATCTTCAACCCGGCGACGCCACAGCCTGGGGACGCCTGGCCGACCTGGCCGCTCTGGACGGCGACGCCTCCGCCGAGGATCGCACCACCCTCCGCGACCGCAAGCGCGAACTGGACCGTCTGCACGACGACTACGCCGAGCTGATGGCCAACATCGAATATGGCGACCTCGATCCCGTGCCCGAACTGGCCCGGCTGGCCGAATCGCTCGGCCGTCGTTTTGAGGCGATCGGCTGGTGGACCGTGCTCGCTCGCCTCGACCCCTCGAACGCCGAGGCCCGCGCCGGGCTCGACCGCGCCCGATCCCTTCCCGAACCTCCCGTCCCCGAGCCTGGCCGATCCCTGGCTGACCTTATCCTCAAAAGCTCATTTGCCGATGTGGTCTCCTCAGGGGCTGATTCCCTCACCATCCCCCGCTTCCGCGACGACGCCGAGACCGCCGGCCTTCGCTTCGCCTTCGACCCCGGCTGGACCCGGCTCCGCCAGCTCCCCGAGACCATGTCGGGCGGCCTGGCCCTGCTGGATTATGACGGGGACGGCTGGCTCGATGTCTTCGTCGTCCAGGGCGGCCCCTTCCCCCCCGACCCTTCTCGAAATCTCCCCGGCGATCGCCTCTTCCGCAACAACGGCGACGGCACCTTCGCCGACGTGACCGAGGCCGCCGGCCTGCCCGCCACCTCGCAGGGCTACAGCCACGGCGTGACCGTGGGGGATATCGACAACGACGGGCATCCCGACCTGTTCATTACCCGATGGCGCTCGTATGCCCTCTATCGCAACCGAGGGGACGGCACGTTCGAGGACTTGACCGAGGCCGCCGGCCTGGGTGGCGATCGCGGCTGGCCCACCTCGGCCGCCTTTGCCGACCTCGACAACGACGGCGACCTCGACCTGTTCGTCTGCCACTACCTGCACTGGGACCCCGAACGCGAGGAGCCCTGCATCGACCCCAACCGCCCCGGCGAGCACATGTACTGCATCCCTCGCCGCTACGCCGCCGAGCACGACCGCGTCTATCGCAACGACGACGGCCAGTTTGTCGACGTGACCGAGGCGTCCGGCCTCTCCGATCCCGACGGCCGCGGCCTCGGCGTGGTCGCCGCCGACCTCGACGGCGACGGCCTGGTCGACCTGTTCGTCGCCAACGACATGACGGCCGACGCCTTCCACCGCAACCTCGGCGGTTTCCGCTTCGAGGAGATGGGCGAGGTCGCCGGTGTGGCCTCGAACGCCGACGGCGGCTACCAGGCCGGCATGGGGATCGCCTGCGGCGACCTGGACGGCGACGGCCTCCCCGAGCTGGCCGTGACCAACTTCTACGGCGAGTCCACCTCCCTGTTTCGCAACCTCGGCGGCTCCCAGTTCGCCTACGCCTCGGCCGATGCCCGCCTCGCCCCCGCCACCCGGTTCGTCCTCGGCTTCGGCCTGGCCTTCCTCGACGCCAACAACGACGGCATCCTCGACCTCGTCCAGGCCAACGGCCACGTCAACGACTTCCGCCCCGGCACCCCGTACGCCATGCCCGCGCAACTGCTCCTCGGTCTCGGCAACGCCCGCTTCGCCGACGTTTCCGAACGCTCCGGCTCCTGCTGGTCCGTCGATCGCGTCGGCCGCGGATTGGTCGTCGGCGATCTCGACAACAACGGACTCCTCGACGCCTTGATCCTCTCCCAGGATCACCCGCTCGCCTTCCTCCGCAACCTCGGCCCCGAAGGCCAAGCATCCTCATCCTATCACTTCCTCACTCTCCACCTCGAAGGCACCACCTCGAACCGCGACGCCCTCGGCGCGGTCGTCACCGTCACCTCCTCCGGCCGCACCCAGACTGCCCAGCGCTTCGGCGGCGGCAGCTACCTCTCGTCCGGCGACCCCCGCCTCCACTTCGGCCTTGGCCCTTCCTCCTCCCCCGTCACCGTCGAGGTCCGCTGGCCCTCCGGCCAGGTCCAGCGCTTCGTCGATCTTGCGATCGACGCCGCCTACCGCCTTGTCGAAGACAAGCCTGAGGCCCGTCCCCTCGAAGGCTGGTCCGAATCACGATGA
- a CDS encoding RNA polymerase sigma factor, translated as MPRAMNEASLRHLGTLFGGGSGLGMSDGQLLERFVTREGTRAERAFEILVERHGPMVQRVARSIVNDRDLADDAFQAVFVTLAKRARSLWVRDSIGPWLHAVTVRVATRMRNDQARRRRIDAKAAALMPSSFEPGVPDDLGAALHEEIARLPEAQRLPIVLCLIEGLTHDQAADRLGWPVGTVRSRLARARERLRSRLDRRGLAPSSGVLIGPGLLMRSGSEAIRGSLLHATVQNAVSATHGGVIGLVGTVPAGAIAAAVTLVKESSMIHRVLVAGVMSAGVFAVGASLSAQSKPDPSPATVTEGVSDEGRMVTKTYAVPDLIAFNHIVRGYHQEGLDPRLTQITRSADFEPLIELLTASVAPDTWTITRFPGEEVPPGDTLPEGVLIPLPSTSRMVIRHTAEVHDEVRTRLEQIRRLVTALQGPPELVEERLIGPEPNEVEIVEERLIGPEPNEVEIVEERLIGPEPNEVEIVEERLIGPESSPFELDRAREGEAREARGSDPFGRLRPDAGPAPARRNPFQQRPASGPTPDQRIELLEQKLDAILDELRAIRGGEKPEGVQGGDNSD; from the coding sequence GTGCCCAGAGCGATGAACGAGGCGAGTCTCCGGCACCTTGGCACCCTGTTCGGGGGTGGTTCGGGCCTGGGGATGTCGGACGGGCAGTTGCTGGAGCGGTTCGTCACCCGGGAGGGGACGAGGGCGGAACGGGCGTTCGAAATCCTGGTCGAGCGGCACGGGCCGATGGTGCAGCGCGTCGCGCGGTCGATCGTGAACGATCGCGACCTGGCCGACGATGCGTTTCAGGCCGTGTTCGTCACCCTGGCGAAGCGGGCAAGGTCGCTCTGGGTCCGTGATTCGATCGGTCCGTGGCTGCACGCGGTGACGGTCCGGGTCGCGACTCGGATGCGGAACGATCAGGCCCGGCGCCGTCGGATCGACGCGAAGGCCGCCGCCTTGATGCCCTCCTCCTTCGAGCCGGGCGTTCCCGATGACCTCGGGGCCGCCTTGCACGAGGAGATCGCCCGCTTGCCTGAGGCGCAGCGCCTGCCGATTGTGCTCTGCCTGATCGAGGGGCTCACCCACGACCAGGCGGCCGACCGGCTCGGCTGGCCGGTGGGGACGGTCCGCAGCCGATTGGCGAGGGCTCGGGAACGGCTCCGATCGCGGCTCGATCGGCGAGGGCTGGCACCGTCGTCGGGCGTGCTGATCGGCCCCGGGTTGCTCATGCGATCCGGCTCGGAGGCGATTCGAGGGTCGTTGCTCCATGCGACGGTCCAGAACGCAGTGTCCGCAACGCACGGGGGAGTGATCGGCCTGGTCGGGACGGTCCCGGCCGGGGCGATCGCCGCGGCGGTGACACTGGTGAAGGAGTCGAGCATGATTCATCGAGTGCTGGTGGCTGGGGTGATGTCAGCGGGGGTCTTCGCGGTTGGAGCGTCGCTTTCGGCGCAGTCGAAGCCGGACCCGTCGCCCGCCACGGTGACGGAAGGGGTGTCGGATGAGGGGAGGATGGTTACGAAAACCTATGCGGTGCCCGACCTCATTGCCTTCAACCATATCGTGCGTGGTTACCACCAAGAGGGACTTGATCCACGACTTACGCAAATCACACGTTCTGCCGACTTTGAACCGCTCATTGAGCTCCTGACCGCATCGGTTGCGCCGGACACATGGACCATCACGCGCTTCCCGGGTGAGGAGGTCCCCCCCGGGGACACGCTTCCCGAAGGAGTGCTCATCCCCCTTCCCTCAACGAGCAGGATGGTCATCCGCCATACGGCGGAAGTGCATGACGAGGTCCGCACGCGGCTTGAACAGATTCGCCGCCTCGTCACGGCCCTCCAGGGTCCACCAGAGTTGGTCGAGGAGCGGCTCATCGGTCCCGAACCGAACGAAGTCGAGATCGTCGAGGAGCGGCTCATCGGTCCCGAACCGAACGAAGTCGAGATCGTCGAGGAGCGGCTCATCGGTCCCGAACCGAACGAAGTCGAGATCGTCGAGGAGCGGCTCATCGGCCCTGAATCGTCTCCCTTCGAACTGGACCGCGCCCGAGAAGGCGAGGCTCGCGAGGCCCGTGGCTCTGATCCTTTCGGGAGACTTCGCCCGGATGCCGGGCCGGCCCCGGCTCGACGCAATCCTTTCCAGCAGCGGCCGGCCTCCGGGCCGACCCCGGATCAACGCATCGAATTGCTCGAACAGAAACTCGACGCGATCCTGGACGAACTCCGAGCAATCCGGGGTGGAGAGAAACCCGAGGGAGTGCAAGGCGGGGACAACTCGGATTGA
- the dusB gene encoding tRNA dihydrouridine synthase DusB, which translates to MSAIAPSARPDQSRPLPAPPAWAKEPLTIGSVTVPTRFFLSPLAGYTALAYRLTVRELGGLGLATTDLVNARSLIEKRAKAFDLASTCGEDQPASIQIYGATAWEMIEATKIVSDLGPSIIDINMGCPVRKVVKCGGGSALMCDSEGAKRLVSAVVEHSPVPVTVKMRLGWDQQNPTAPELARLFESIGVAAVIVHGRTRAQGFSGSVDREGIARVVEAVDRMPIIGNGDIRTLVDAEAMFRETGCAAISIGRGSLSNPFLFRQLLHWAEHGTAGPEPGFEDRLNVMVRHFHRLVETRGAHLACLQFRKVLKWYSYAIRPPKELYLQLVNLPSVAVFDSVVDQIRAAGPTTPLPSQFEPRVPTPKGPIDKW; encoded by the coding sequence GTGTCCGCGATTGCTCCGAGTGCCCGACCAGATCAATCCCGACCGCTGCCCGCCCCCCCCGCGTGGGCGAAGGAGCCGCTGACGATCGGCTCGGTGACGGTCCCGACCCGCTTCTTCCTCTCGCCGCTGGCCGGGTACACGGCCTTGGCGTATCGACTGACGGTCCGCGAGCTGGGGGGCCTGGGCCTGGCGACGACCGACCTGGTGAATGCGCGGTCGCTGATCGAGAAGCGTGCCAAGGCGTTCGACCTGGCCTCGACCTGCGGGGAGGACCAGCCGGCGTCGATTCAGATTTACGGCGCGACGGCCTGGGAGATGATCGAGGCGACGAAGATCGTGAGCGACCTCGGGCCGTCGATCATTGACATCAACATGGGTTGCCCCGTGCGCAAGGTGGTGAAGTGCGGCGGCGGCTCGGCCTTGATGTGCGACAGCGAGGGGGCAAAGCGGCTGGTGAGTGCCGTGGTCGAGCATTCGCCGGTGCCGGTGACGGTGAAGATGCGGCTGGGGTGGGACCAGCAGAATCCGACGGCGCCGGAACTGGCGAGGCTGTTCGAGTCGATCGGCGTGGCGGCGGTGATCGTGCATGGAAGAACGAGGGCGCAGGGGTTCAGCGGGTCGGTCGATCGTGAGGGGATTGCCCGGGTGGTCGAGGCGGTTGATCGCATGCCGATCATCGGAAATGGAGATATTCGCACCCTGGTGGATGCCGAGGCGATGTTCCGCGAGACCGGCTGCGCGGCCATCTCGATCGGCCGGGGGTCGCTCTCGAATCCGTTCCTGTTCCGCCAGTTGTTGCACTGGGCCGAGCACGGCACCGCCGGGCCGGAGCCGGGGTTCGAGGATCGCCTGAATGTGATGGTCCGCCACTTCCACCGACTGGTCGAGACGCGGGGCGCGCACCTGGCCTGCCTCCAGTTCCGCAAGGTGTTGAAGTGGTACAGCTACGCGATCCGGCCACCGAAGGAACTGTACCTGCAGCTCGTCAACCTGCCGAGCGTCGCCGTCTTCGATTCCGTCGTCGATCAGATCCGCGCCGCCGGGCCGACCACCCCCCTGCCCTCGCAGTTCGAGCCTCGCGTGCCGACGCCGAAGGGGCCGATCGACAAGTGGTGA
- a CDS encoding class I SAM-dependent methyltransferase, translated as MLPLDAEAFLITTDDGRTLLAEVEATPRPGPSALARWRKAVPAEVVSAALRLAEARRKGRAKFDRADRMWLDPVGVEQATAEPVARHKGERFQGTPLVVDLCCGIGGDAIAQATVANRVIGVDRDEGMARRALWNAGVYEVGDRLTTIVADALRFPIPDGARLHVDPDRRVEGSRRAAQMLSDYHPGPHALLDLTERARGGAIKLGPASDFNAHFYGDRYEVELVSLGGEAREATAWFGDLVTCRRRATRLPEGTTWTDRDGPPGGFAPARTLDAWAFDPDPALLRSGLVESFAEAHDLGRINDATDFLTGPARVDSPFLAAFEVLDEFPIDVKVLRRALLERNVGTLEIKVRGLEIRPETLRSQLRPKGAESATILLVGGGRDAPSRAVLARRAPAITS; from the coding sequence ATGCTCCCCCTCGACGCCGAAGCTTTCCTGATCACGACCGACGACGGCCGCACCCTGCTTGCCGAGGTTGAGGCGACCCCTCGTCCCGGCCCTTCGGCCCTAGCGCGCTGGCGCAAGGCGGTCCCGGCCGAGGTCGTCTCGGCCGCCCTCCGCCTGGCCGAGGCCCGCCGCAAAGGGCGAGCCAAGTTCGACCGCGCCGACCGCATGTGGCTCGACCCCGTCGGCGTCGAACAGGCGACCGCCGAACCCGTCGCCCGCCACAAGGGCGAGCGGTTCCAGGGCACTCCCCTCGTCGTCGATCTCTGCTGCGGGATCGGCGGCGATGCCATCGCGCAGGCCACCGTGGCCAATCGCGTGATCGGCGTCGATCGCGACGAGGGCATGGCCCGCCGCGCCCTCTGGAACGCAGGGGTCTACGAGGTCGGCGATCGCCTCACCACCATCGTCGCCGATGCCTTGCGATTCCCGATCCCCGACGGTGCCCGCCTCCACGTCGATCCCGACCGCCGCGTCGAAGGCTCCCGCCGCGCCGCCCAGATGCTCAGCGATTACCACCCCGGACCCCACGCCCTGCTTGACCTGACCGAGCGCGCCCGAGGCGGCGCAATCAAGCTCGGTCCGGCCAGCGACTTCAACGCACACTTTTATGGCGATCGTTATGAGGTCGAACTCGTCAGCCTCGGCGGCGAGGCCCGCGAGGCGACCGCCTGGTTCGGCGACCTCGTCACCTGCCGACGCCGCGCCACCCGGCTCCCCGAAGGAACCACCTGGACCGACCGCGACGGCCCCCCTGGCGGCTTTGCCCCCGCCCGAACGCTCGACGCCTGGGCCTTCGACCCCGATCCGGCCCTCCTGCGTTCCGGCCTCGTCGAATCCTTTGCCGAGGCCCACGACCTCGGCCGGATCAACGACGCGACCGACTTCCTCACCGGTCCTGCTCGCGTCGATTCCCCGTTTCTCGCTGCCTTTGAAGTCCTCGACGAGTTCCCGATCGACGTGAAGGTCCTCCGCCGCGCCCTGCTCGAACGCAACGTCGGCACCCTTGAAATCAAGGTCCGCGGCCTGGAGATCCGCCCCGAAACCCTCCGCTCCCAGCTCCGCCCCAAAGGGGCCGAATCGGCCACAATCCTCCTCGTCGGCGGCGGCCGCGATGCCCCCTCCCGCGCCGTCCTCGCCCGGCGAGCACCGGCCATTACCTCTTGA
- a CDS encoding winged helix-turn-helix transcriptional regulator encodes MKRPTKRRSPCPVSCSLDLIGDRWTLLVVRDLMCGKSQFVEFCRSPEGIATNILTDRLQRLVEHGLVEKAASDEESRRDRYRLTTKGNSLRPVLDAIARWGLANIEGTEAGLKLKDA; translated from the coding sequence ATGAAACGCCCGACGAAGCGGCGATCACCGTGTCCGGTGTCGTGCTCGCTGGACCTGATTGGCGACAGGTGGACGCTGCTGGTGGTCCGGGACCTGATGTGCGGCAAGTCGCAGTTCGTGGAGTTTTGCAGGTCACCGGAAGGGATTGCGACGAACATCCTCACCGATCGCCTGCAGCGGCTGGTCGAGCACGGGCTGGTCGAGAAGGCGGCCTCCGACGAGGAATCGCGACGGGACCGCTACCGGCTCACCACGAAGGGGAATTCGCTGCGACCGGTGCTCGACGCGATCGCCCGCTGGGGCCTAGCCAACATCGAGGGGACCGAGGCAGGCTTGAAGCTGAAGGATGCCTGA